aattcaaaagttaaaactccttGGAAATCGTTCTTCCACGAATTAATCAAAGCCGttcgatcaaaagtaacttctcgataaGTGGCGAAAATGGCGGCGCTACATCATAGCACTAAAAGGCTAGTTAGAATCGAAATACGATTCAACTTCTAAAGTTGCGCTCTTTTTCCTATAAATATACTGGAGAAAACCCAAAGAAACACCACTTCCAAATCAAAAAACCTCTACAGCCATGAGTTCCTCCAAGCTTCCTATCAAGCCTGAGTACCGAAAAGTAATGTCCAAACCAACCAAGTCAGATGAAGGACCATCTGAAGTGGCAGAAGAATTTCAACAGTTGAAGCTATACCCCGACGGGTATGATCCTTATCAACAAGTCTCCGATCTGCAAGATCTGCTGATACGTTTGGATAAAGATCTCCAAGAAGTAGAAAGAAGGATAATAGAGCTTACCCGAGCCTACAAATTGGCTGGGAGGTCACTTTATCGGCTTCTAGACATGTTAGAAAATGTTGCTATGGAAGATGATCCTGAAAAGCTAcgacaagctttacaaaacatcaatctttttatgaagaataatctagttagaatgcatcatgccttatggccaataccttaaaagcttgagcaattttaactatttataaatactatTCCATGTTTATCTCTGCCAAAGATAAAGTTCTTAGACAAACCAAGAATCTCCTCTTTACattccaaatattcaatttCTGTCAAAGATGAAACCTTTAGGTGAAGCAAAAATCTCACCGGTAAAAGACGAAGCTTtattagaggaagacgaagcttcccaaaaattccaaaaataattcaactccaataaatatCAATTCTGATCAATTAACCCTcgagcaaaccaaaaggcattccaACTCCTCGAGAAAAGACGTGGAGTGATGTCGCAACCGTCCATCTCCCCATTatctatcacaacttccaaggaaaaagaaacttccttcatattccattcgtataaatattcaaaagaaagaatcagcagaaaacaatattttcctcaagaaatcttcaaggatggatactcctaactctccacctacGAAAAGATCTAGAaccgatgaaggttctacttctaaagaagataaagatggaaatgatcctagattcaacctctcccctataagagaAGATGTATACGAGGACAatcaccagaaaaccatcgaatctctacaaaaagctctgatggaaaccaaaaggagacttaagaaagcaactgacaaagttcaagactacagaagacaacttatggtctcaaaacatgccatacaaggcgttcgatatatgtcatggggccgacaagcaagtagtcatgatccagataaattgcacgaagcaatcactgagatcacagtacaacttggatctgttgtagatggaatagacagtgttctttacaccctagaataaaattcatgtccattttccttttttccaaattttatttcaagaaaatttctACGAAGTTCCATTTCATTTCCAACAAATATAAAAGGCGGGatatttgaattgtttatttcgaAATACGAAAAGACACCATGGTCTCTAAAAAACTGTGCAAccgtttagcttccccacgtttTTCAGGAATAACTGCTTCTTTGAACGTGAACCTTTCATCCTTAAATACACGACGATAAGAAGGAGAATACATTCCTGTTTCCTTCCAAAAAATCTCTCAAACACTCAGCAAGATGAGTTCTTCTGACTCCACTCCTGTAAAAAgagcattggatgagaaagagaatctcATTCCTTCAAAACGGGCAAGAAACGAAGACCCTTCATCTTTAAAAAAAGGCAGAGGCCAAAGGAGAAGGTTCCACATCTCGAAACAACGATGAACCAGATGATTCAgtcgttgaaatatttgtagtaTCTGAAGAACTGTATGaagaaaatcctcaaaactccatCGAAGGATTAAAAGGACTTCTTGAAGAAGCCGAAAGAAATCTACAAAATGAGTACGAacgaaaccaatcttatacGGATGTGCTTCGAGCGGCCAGAGATGCGCTGAATAGAGTTCGCGATAACgcttggggtcattctcgaaatcaaaacgtttatcgattacaagaatctCTTTTAGATCTTGTAGCCCgtgttgggaatgcaatgaatatcataaatgatgttattcgtacctgggctcgttaagagttataccattgcatatttattcccatgtatgaagtatttatgttttattttgacaaatatattcTCATTGTTAATCTCATTGCtctgaaattgcaattgcagaaatACTTCAATagtaaaaaaatgcaaaaactgcAAACAAAGATGATGAGACGAAGAGCTCTGAAGAAGACGCAACcccaagcaaaatatttttaagtttaaatcaaacttaaaaatagggggcaaagtgtaggggtcaaagtcaacctcaacaaattatatgggtcatgttcaacccaacaacaacataaaagcccaacagaggctacgGCTTTGAAGCCCAACaataataaaagcccaacagaggctagggccccgaagcccaacaacataaaacagaccaaaacttacagtccaaaaaggactcggtcttatcaaggcagtacgaagccgatgcaaataaggccgaaccaataactaagggatgaagctgaagataaggcagttcctcgttaaatggtaacagccgaaactactgcaaactactacaaactcctccaaactatcGTAAAttcctccaaactgctatgaacttctctaactgccacaactgctggtaactgctcaagaaaagcataaaaggagttcattaggagggtggAGGGGGATTCGGATTGGGATTTCTTAGTCGCACtgtattcacaagtgataaataaaataccatatcattctgcaccgtggacctaggctaaaagccgaaccacataaaatctctctgttttgtcttatatttgcccattcattctccacaattcgattgtcgataatttacatcaacagtgTCCGGACATCTGATGTACCATCCAGACACTTCCTTCATAAATCAAGACAAAGGCTTCATCAACTTGgaggacgcatgaagtgtccggacaccctctTGAAGTGTCCGGagacttcctttgaaaaatgaaacagaagCAGCCAAAGCCAGCTCGAGTGTCCGGACACATCCCTTAAGTTTTCGGACACCTATCACGGATTGGCAATTTTCtacaccgaaatttcaagggcatttggggcaAATTGaatatgtaaccaatgggggacgattttgtaagggtagttaggtattttctactGTAAAAGGAGGGGAAAACCCTAGGATTTGggattcttttcttatttttcattattcactcttgaacatctagcctccttgtctttctctctctagggttttgcttagttcttgtgatattgattgtaaacattgattttcatctataaaactgatgtttattctcattataatgagtggctaagttccatttctagtttctagtcccgagaGGTGGGTAGGGGTGGAAGAAACAGAACCAAATTGTTTCACAAACCGAAAACCAAATCGAAATTTGGGGATCGGGCCGGTTTTTTGGTGTACAGTTTGGGTTCGGTGtaggaaatttatttttttcggtGTTTGGTTTCGGTTcgatttagaaaaataaatttcgaTCTAAAATCGAAAGACCGaagtatatatatgaagttATTTCACTTATTTGTACAGCACTGGCCTAGTTGTTGTTGCCCATGTAAATATGTAACCCAAGCCCTTGAAGCCCATTTTCCATTTAGCCCAGTCCAATAGAATAGAGATGAGACTTGAGAGACCATACCAGTGTTGTTGACTTAAGACAGAGACTTCAGACTTGAGAGTGAGATCGATAGATCATGACTTCGTCATCGTGAGACTGAGACAACCCTAGAGGAGAGGTCAAGTTGCGCCATTGCCCGTTGGGGGTTGGGGGTTGTGGCCGTGTCGTGTGCGTCAACGTCATACTCTCACAGTCGTTGCAACTAGCCTCACCGATAAGAGGTAAGCCCATCAATCTTTGACCTAAAGCTGTTGTGCAGTAGACCCTTCGATCTCCAACAGTATGTTATTGGGTAATTTGCAGTGGACACTAGACAGTATGTGTGCAATAGACATTATGTGCCTATTCGTATTTCTTTGTCTTTAACTTATTCGTATTTCTTTGCCTATTCGAGGTTCTTTGCACTGcaatcaaaatatcaaatacttttgagttttgtctctttcttcatttcatgTTTGACTTTTGCTTAAGCTGTGTAATTGTGTATCACGTGGACGTGgtttacttgttttatttgcctAGTCTATACTGCAGTAGACAGTAGCTATTTTACCATGATTATGATTGGATTTCAATATTTTCTAGATGTCGAGCTCTCAATCGGTCTCTGTCAATAACTCATTTGACCATGAAGATtcaatggaagaagaagaactgcCACAGCAAGTGGCAGAAGGTGGGGGTGGTGGACCTAGTGAAGGACTTGGAGGTGAAGGAAGCTCTATGCCTACACCAATCACCCTAGAAAGTGCGGGGACAATTCAAAAAAAGCTAACAAGAAAAGTATTGAATGAGAGGTCTGATGTGTGGAATGATTTTACTAAGTCCCCAAATCGAGAAACATGTTCTTGCAATCATTGTGGGATTATATACAAGTGCCACTCATCGAGGAATGGAACATTCACACTTAAGCAACACTTGATGCGATGCACGCAAGCCTAGGGCAAGTGGTCAACAAACAGAGTTGGCATTCAATCAAATAGGGAAAGGGGATGTTTCCTCATGGAAGTATTATTCAAAGGTCATTAATGATGAATTAACTTGTATGATAGTTGAATACGAGTTGCCATTCAAGTTCATTGAGCATCCACGGTTTAAGAGTTTTTATGTGGCATTGTGTCCAAGGTACAATCCTCCTACAAGGCCTACTGTTAGGAAGAAGGTGATTGACAAGTATGATGATATTaccaaaaaattgaagaagattTTCCAAAACAATGGTTCAAAGGTCTCTTTAACCACAGACACATGGACATCACAACAAAGGTAGAGTTATATGGTCATCACTGCTCACTTCATTGATAGTGACTGGAATTTACAGAAAAAGATTATCAACTTTGGGTCAATTACTAGCCACAGAGGTAAGGCTATAGGTAGAGTAATAGAGAACTGCTTAAAAGATTGGGAGATCAAGAAGCTTTTCACTATAATAGTCGATAATGCCAGTTCCAATGATCATCTTGTCAACTACTTGAAGAGGAGATTTGCTAGTATCGCACTAGGTAATTATGTGCACATGAGATGTGTTGCACACATAATCAACCTAGTTGTTTCAGAAGGCATGAAAGAAACAATTGATTCTATTAATCAAGTTCGTGACGCGATTAAATTTATTCAAGCTTCATCTGCAAGGATTCATAAGTTCAAAGAATGTGTAGAGATGGAAAGAATTAAAAGTAAGAGCTTGTTGTGCTTAGATGTGTGCACTAGATGGAACTTGACTTTCTTGATGTTAGAAGCTGCTCAGAAGTTTGAACATGCATTTGAAAGATTTGAGGAGTTAGAGCCACATATTATGAGTGAGCTATCAGTAGAATGTGGAATGTCAAAGCAAGAAGATTGGAGCAAAGTCAGAAGATTTGTGACTTTTCTTCGTTACTTTTACGAGCTTACATTGAAGGCATCTGGCACTTCTTATGTTACTTCTAATCATTTCTTTCATGATTTGAATATACTGTATTATGTGTTACATGAGATGAAGGGTTCTAATGATGCTCAAATGAGCTCGATGGCTAATAGGATGAttgcaaaatgtgaaaaatattGGGGCGGGGGGAgaaatctaataaattaaacatATTGATCTTTATTGTGGTTGTGTTCGATCCGAGATACAAGTTGCAATATGTAACTCTGGCATTGAAAGAGATGTATGAAGAATCTATTACAATTGAAGTTGCTGAGAAGGTGAAGTCCACCACGTTCAAGATGTTTAATGAATACAAAAATGAGCATTTGGTGCAAAATCCTCCTCCAAGtgaatcttcttcttcatttgctGCCATTAGAATTGAGGAACAGTCGGCTGAAAATCGAGCAAAAGTTAGGTTTAGAATGTTGCATTATGAAGTTGGAGGTGGAGAAAACCTATCTGAGTTGGATAAATATCTAGGAGAAGGCATTGAAAATGTAAAGGATGGAGATAGTTTTAATGTGTTGAATTGGTGGAAGATTAATTCATCTAGGTTTCCTATCCTTTCGGTTATAGCTCGGGACCTCTTGGCAAGTCCAATTTCTACAGTGGCATCCGAATATGCATTTAGTACAAGTGGACGAGTGTTGGATTCATTTAGGAGCTCCCTCACCCCTCACATTGTTGAATCGCTTATTTCTGTGGAGGATTGTATTGGAAGTATACCTTTTCATAAATTAATGGAGGAAGATTTGGGAGAGCAAGAGGCATTTGAACAAGGTAAAATAAAACTAAgagctttatttttttgtactttATATGAATGAATTATCAATTATGAATGTTTATTTGAATCTTCCTTCTTCTTACTATAGAGATGGCTAGGAATAAGAACAATGGTGCAACAACCGCCAACTAAGACTCAATTTTGGGAAAAGGTATGAGAATGTGactatataatttatatagtcTTACTTAATTTTTAAGTTTCAACATTACTTATTATTTCTTAATGTGTGATGTTTTAACACTTCattctttgttttattgtttttcttataGGTGATGGTGACTGACTGACTGGTCTGGTGATCTTTGGCTGATTGGCTTGGCCTTGCCTCTTTGTTGGCTATTTGCTTTGTGGCTTATGGCCCTATGTCTTATTGAACTAATGTATTTGGTGTTTATTGTATCAGAAGTGGACTTTTGGACTGTTTTGGATAGCCTAGAGTTAGAGTATGATTGATATCTTGTATTTGTCTATTTGAAGTCTTATTTGAACATTTTCCAGTTTTTGTACCATAATTTTTGAACTCTGTAAACTGTAATATTTTGAGTGAACTGCCCAGATTTGAGATTTGTATGAAGAATCTGTATTGACCGGTTTAAACCGAATAAACCGAACCGAAACTGAATATTTCGATATGATTTATAACGGTTTACACTTTATCAACGGTTTGGTCCGGTTTGGTTAGAATACAAACCGAATCAATTTGGTTTTTTAGGTTTCAGTTTGAAACCGGACTGAAACCCGATATTTACACCCCTAGCGGTGAGTGCAAGGTTTTGATTACTCAAAGCATGTTCAAAGGGTCGTAGCTTCGAtccctctcttttaattttgtgatagttgtgtgattagGTGCAATAgaatgacatattgatttattcttagattgtctagtctagggatttaaTTTGATGTGCTTGAGTGAAAAGTGTTAAaccccaatgcatgatttccttaattaattgagtaatccattgcatagctattaattatgtgtattgatgatggggttttgggttacttTAGGGATGTCTATGGGAGAATTATGGTTAATTTGTCTTTGAGTGtaaaactagggtgttagcaaagtcgagccccaagggggaacattaatccataatattatgtgtttatccctttgcgttcatcgtagactaAGAGACCCAATGGCCTCCGTGTATGAATAAGAGTCTTATAtctcaattctctttgcatatgcatgattgatagtatcacacaattcATTGTATATGGTTGTATGTGTTTGCGATGATACCttgaacattaatccataatatcttaattgttttaaatccaattcgtgcttactttgattacaaaatcactCATGCTACCAAGTTAtttggcccatttcatttacttgcttttatttgttattcattgcgtttattagtgttagctagtcatttgcatatcattcaccaccaaatttgcattgcttcctcgtggatcaaTACCAAACTCACCGATTTATTACTTGCCGATACACTACACTTGGGATAAGTACaaacacacactttggtgtcggtcaagtttttggcgtcgTTGtaggggaagcgagtgtcaaagacggagctgggtggcttggagatgctagctttatgctattaaataCCATCAAATAGGAAgaagcacggtcacgcttcaagggtaacttcgttcctcccttttacttgctttctagtgtaattgttgaaaagagagaaaaaaaattgtgaggagaactttgcagatggggctaacttagattcctgtgggtaatggatgccaccttgtttgctgcttggtagtgatacgttgttcgAAAGATCTTtacgcatttttctttctatcactacttgctacatcttggtgtgttattgttcctaagattGGTTGttgttctattcctatctttgctcttgttcttgcttgatattgttcttggttgtttgttgattgaaaaaaaatcttgtgttacttgacttggttgattgctacttttgtgtgctacttgctactgttccttgccatcatgtctcaacctagagataatgttagtagCTGTGGGTCTAATAGAGACTGGAGAGGTAGTGACATAAATGCAAGTGATgcagggagtgtacgtgggagtgacatgaatcttgatgcattgcgtcgtcttttgcaacatgtgaatattgatgagtcgATGAATTCGGTGTatgggcaagatgcccaaattggcaatgcccaaaatgcgccaaatgcacaaaatttgtcaaatgttcaagttgagcatgctttgcaaaatgcacctcaaccacttcaacaagacaatacAACGTAATTTGCCCGCAAAATGTATATCAACCTCCCAACATGCCTCCTGCGTATCATATGCCTCCCCCATCTAATTATGTGCATTCCATGTATTATAATATGCCTtgaatgccacaagtgccacaatatgctcactttgggcaaaacattcatgcacctcctcctatggagtacattcatgcccaagcccaagagcatTGTACTTTGAGAGAGCTTACGCGACCTGCAAGGCAAACTCAatcttcttgcatcatcatgccaccgaaccaacaaaatgagaGCCTCAAACCTTctatgttccaaatgattcccaagttccatggaatggaatcaaAACGACCATACTCTCATGTGTGTGATTTTGAATTGATCCGTGATTTCATTCTTGAGCCAATACTCCACCCGCAAAGACTACAAACGTAATGAAAAATGTGGAAGATGCAATTTATCAAACACTTGATGAGCAACATTAAAGGACACAATCACCAGCTTCTCATTAACCCAGACAAaccccactctctctctctctctttttacaAATCTCTGTCTTGGGTATAGATTTGATGGGAGGGATATCGTGGTTGCAATCTCTAGTGGTGTCGGTCTGAATGAAAGTAGTTGGGTAAGCGTTGGCGAAATCAGATCTGGTGATGGGTTTCGGTGGAGGAGGCAACGACGACGACGACAACAATAGTAGGTGCTTTAGCTGGTGCCCGAGTTGAGAAGAACTATGGAGGTTTTGGAGGTAGAAGATGAATAGAGAAGAAGGATGAAAGAGTTTTGGGGGGTTATGTGGTAGGAACAATGGGGTGTTCTAAGATTGTGTATTTTGGTGAGATTTTAGGGTGCATTTAGTAAAACATGGAATGAATATAGTGCTCATCTATCAATATATCATTAATTTCTCGCATGCATAGATGCGGGTCCCACTCCATATACGATAACAAAGTCAGTGATAGGTATACGAAAACCAAGAGTTTTCGAGATGACTCTACTTGTTTGTACCGAGGTGGCATCTCAGTCTTGTCGAGATGCTCTCCTCCCAGTCACATTACTTCGATTATATCGTCTAGCAATACTTCGGTTACCGTTGCATGTCTTGGCTCCTCGACAGTCTTACTTGAAATCTCGATAAGAAGGTTTGGGCACTTCGGTGAGATGGCATTTGGCACCTCGgcatcttaacttgctaggcgCCTCAGCATCTTAGCTTCTGCTTGTCACCTTGACGATGTCGAGATATCATTGAAAAGTgatttttggtattatcataaGCCCCCTACACCTTTGCATGGGCGATTGGTTCGGCCGTATAAAGTGTGGGATcaatctaacaccattcatttggTGTAAGTGCGGCCTCCACACGTAATGGGCCCACatgtgaatggtgttagatgaatCTCGTACTTTGATGACACATATTTATGTACATTTTGcatcccttattcctatactttgcactagtttcctttgtgaaattggttgttttgatgtgttttgtgtaggttttgaaggaatacgtccctaacg
The window above is part of the Tripterygium wilfordii isolate XIE 37 chromosome 3, ASM1340144v1, whole genome shotgun sequence genome. Proteins encoded here:
- the LOC119995527 gene encoding zinc finger BED domain-containing protein RICESLEEPER 2-like, which translates into the protein MVITAHFIDSDWNLQKKIINFGSITSHRGKAIGRVIENCLKDWEIKKLFTIIVDNASSNDHLVNYLKRRFASIALGNYVHMRCVAHIINLVVSEGMKETIDSINQVRDAIKFIQASSARIHKFKECVEMERIKSKSLLCLDVCTRWNLTFLMLEAAQKFEHAFERFEELEPHIMSELSVECGMSKQEDWSKVRRFVTFLRYFYELTLKASGTSYVTSNHFFHDLNILYYVLHEMKGSNDAQMSSMANRMIAKCEKYWGGGRNLIN